The DNA region TGGTCCGCACGTTCCAGTCGGTGATCGGGCGCGAGGCGCGCCGGCAGGTGCTGGAGCTGGCCGGCCGGCTGCCCGACGCGGTGGTCGCCTGCGTGGGCGGCGGCTCCAACGCCATGGGCATCTTCTCGGCGTTCGTGGACGACGCGCACGTGGACCTGGTCGCCGCGGAGGCCGCCGGCCTCGGGCTCTCGACCGCGAAGCACGGCGCGTCGCTCGCGAAGGGGACCCCGGGCGTGCTGCACGGCTCGCGGAGCTACGTGCTCCAGGACGGGCACGGGCAGATCCAGGAGGCGCACTCGATCAGCGCCGGCCTCGACTACCCGGGCGTCGGGCCGGAGCTCTCCTACCTGAAGGACCAGGGCCGGCTCACGCTGCTGCCGCAGACCGACGCCGAGGCGCTGGACGCGTTCCAGTACCTCGCGCGCATGGAGGGGATCATCCCCGCGCTGGAGAGCGCGCACGCGGTCTCGGCCGCGCGCAAGGTGGCCCGCGACGCCGGGCCGGGAGGGCTGGTGCTCGTGAACGTCTCCGGGCGCGGCGACAAGGACGTGGAGCAGGTGCGGAAGATGCTCGAGGCGGCGCCGCCGCCGCGGCGCACCCGGGCCCGCCCGGCCCGGCCTGCGAAGAAGGCGAAGGCGAACGCGCGCCCGCGCGCCGCCGCCCGGAAGGGAGGCCGCCGGTGAGCCCGCGCACCGCCCGCAAGCCCCGCGCCGCCGCCGCGCCCGCCGCGGCCGAGCGCCCCGACCGCATCACGGCCGCGTTCGAGCGCTGCCGCGCCGAGCGCCGGGCCGCGCTCGTCACCTACGTGATGGGGGGCGACCCCGACCTCGCCACCGCGCGGGACATGGCGCTCGCCTGCGTGGAGGGCGGCGCCGACCTCGTCGAGCTGGGCGTCCCGTTCTCCGACCCCATCGCCGACGGCCCCACCATCCAGGCCGCCGCCCAGCGCGCGCTCGGCGCCGGCACCACGCTCGAGGACGTGCTCGGGATCGCCGCCGCGGTCCGCGCGCGCTCGCAGGTCCCCATCGCGCTCATGGGCTACTTGAACCCCATGCTGGCGGGCGGGGTCGAGCGGCTCGTGCGCGGCTGCGCCGACGCCGGCGTGGACGCGCTCATCATCCCGGACCTGCTGCCCGAGGAGGCGGAGGTGCTCGCCCCGGCGGCGGCGGAGGC from Anaeromyxobacter dehalogenans 2CP-C includes:
- the trpB gene encoding tryptophan synthase subunit beta, with translation MKTAALPDERGRFGAFGGRFVPETLVPALDELEQAWREARADPAFQAELDELLRRYAGRETPVSEAPRMSADVGGCRVLLKREDLCHTGSHKLNNTLGQILLARRMGKKRIIAETGAGQHGVATATAAALFGLPCEVYQGAVDVERQALNVFRMQLLSARVIPVTSGSATLKDAMNEALRDWVTNVRDTHYIIGSVAGPHPYPAMVRTFQSVIGREARRQVLELAGRLPDAVVACVGGGSNAMGIFSAFVDDAHVDLVAAEAAGLGLSTAKHGASLAKGTPGVLHGSRSYVLQDGHGQIQEAHSISAGLDYPGVGPELSYLKDQGRLTLLPQTDAEALDAFQYLARMEGIIPALESAHAVSAARKVARDAGPGGLVLVNVSGRGDKDVEQVRKMLEAAPPPRRTRARPARPAKKAKANARPRAAARKGGRR
- the trpA gene encoding tryptophan synthase subunit alpha, whose protein sequence is MSPRTARKPRAAAAPAAAERPDRITAAFERCRAERRAALVTYVMGGDPDLATARDMALACVEGGADLVELGVPFSDPIADGPTIQAAAQRALGAGTTLEDVLGIAAAVRARSQVPIALMGYLNPMLAGGVERLVRGCADAGVDALIIPDLLPEEAEVLAPAAAEAGVKLVYLLAPTSNPARVEAAVRAATGFLYFVSVTGVTGARHAVADEIAPLVSAVRSRTELPVVIGFGVATPEQARALGPLADGVVVGSAIVKRIAEGGSRRARAERVKRFVRSLGRALGR